A genomic stretch from candidate division WOR-3 bacterium includes:
- a CDS encoding phage tail tube protein, with protein sequence MPTTGTVLGKNMLVSIGQPGVVITCQGDATLNVERSTNEAVCKDSGAWAQSLPGRASWSLEVSNALFAFDATYGYNQLYTAFVNTTLVKVTFTTGVTGDKRFIGDAYVTNLSVNAPIDGATTYNITLSGYGSLTYEDVP encoded by the coding sequence ATGCCTACGACAGGAACAGTTTTAGGGAAAAACATGCTGGTTTCTATTGGCCAGCCTGGGGTTGTAATCACTTGCCAGGGTGATGCAACTTTGAATGTTGAGCGTTCTACGAATGAGGCCGTTTGTAAGGATAGCGGTGCTTGGGCGCAATCGTTACCAGGTCGGGCGTCTTGGTCTTTGGAAGTTAGCAACGCGCTTTTTGCGTTTGACGCTACTTATGGTTATAACCAGCTTTACACTGCATTTGTTAACACAACTTTAGTGAAGGTTACATTTACGACTGGCGTAACAGGTGATAAGCGTTTTATAGGAGATGCGTATGTAACAAATCTAAGCGTAAATGCTCCTATTGATGGAGCTACTACGTATAACATCACGCTTTCTGGCTACGGTTCATTAACGTATGAAGACGTTCCATAA